A single window of Debaryomyces hansenii CBS767 chromosome F complete sequence DNA harbors:
- a CDS encoding DEHA2F02618p (highly similar to uniprot|P53173 Saccharomyces cerevisiae YGL054C ERV14 Protein localized to COPII-coated vesicles involved in vesicle formation and incorporation of specific secretory cargo), translating to MYSDLECDYINPIELCNKLNPWFIPEGGLHAFITALFLVNGYWFVFLLNLPLLAFNVNKFLNKNHLLDATEIFRTLSKHKKESFIKLGFHLLMFFFFLYRMIMALIADDS from the coding sequence ATGTATTCGGATTTAGAATGTGATTATATTAatccaattgaattatgTAACAAATTAAATCCATGGTTTATCCCAGAAGGTGGTTTACATGCTTTCATTACTGCATTATTCTTGGTTAATGGATACTGGTTTGtctttttattgaatttgcCATTACTTGCATTTAACGTCaacaaatttttaaataagaATCACTTGTTGGATGCGACAGAAATTTTCAGAACTTTATCTAAACATAAGAAGGAATCATTTATCAAGTTAGGTTTCCATTTATTGatgttcttcttcttcttgtacAGAATGATTATGGCTTTAATTGCTGATGATAGCTAA
- a CDS encoding DEHA2F02640p (weakly similar to CA5919|IPF8926.3 Candida albicans IPF8926.3 unknown function) — MTINSEGVNDMNSDNLSPDGTQNTHKEAIDESDSSPVHNNGKTFVNGVKTEMDEDSKRMKDSTQTENDDTPDDIQFGDEFDDDFHEDSTSNTNPVQELNQEDAKKPEKRGRGRPRKITKPEEIAATPKIKRKRGRPRKGTETTSSIENMATDTPRRSARILRKETPSYRIEKDYDEKTSSKPIQPKRKSLRPNIYENKKPVSLAKTRPNETQKPMYINTERIITSQNRDKRLRINTLDVIKHLIENFNPVNSNSQILNEPLIHNEFKNHVLHHLGYLFDAHANINDISQEINEIQKKKTQLRNKIFELKKSHTDIGSELNKMRGNYQNERSKFKNFNKMTNKLQSLSSTVDGYKAGNRNSSEIPEQNNKSTGEAIDKDIFTLSKVINPNSGMFKKLILINKKLSKIENELS, encoded by the coding sequence ATGACAATAAATTCTGAAGGTGTAAACGATATGAATTCTGACAATCTACTGCCTGATGGAACTCAAAACACGCATAAGGAAGCCATAGACGAATCAGATTCTTCGCCAGTACATAATAACGGAAAGACATTTGTAAATGGCGTTAAAACTGAAATGGACGAAGATTCTAAACGCATGAAAGATTCGACTCAAACAGAGAACGACGACACGCCAGATGATATTCAATTCGGAGATGAATTTGACGATGATTTTCATGAAGACAGCACGTCTAATACTAATCCCGTTCAGGAATTAAATCAGGAAGATGCTAAGAAGCCAGAAAAAAGGGGTAGAGGTAGGCCTAGAAAGATAACCAAACCCGAAGAAATTGCAGCTACTCCTAAAATAAAGAGGAAGAGGGGACGGCCACGGAAAGGTACGGAAACTACCAGTAGTATCGAGAATATGGCTACAGATACTCCACGAAGATCAGCTAGGATCCTTAGAAAGGAAACTCCTAGTTATAGAATCGAAAAAGATTATGACGAAAAGACAAGCTCGAAACCCATTCAGCCCAAGCGTAAAAGTTTGAGGCCAAACATTTATGAGAATAAAAAGCCCGTGTCGCTTGCAAAAACCAGGCCCAATGAAACTCAGAAACCGATGTATATTAACACTGAGCGTATAATAACAAGTCAGAATCGAGATAAACGATTGAGAATAAATACATTGGACGTAATCAAGCATTTGATCGAAAATTTCAATCCAGTAAATTCGAACTCACAGATATTGAACGAACCTTTAATCCATAATGAGTTTAAAAATCATGTTTTGCATCATTTAGGCTACTTATTTGATGCTCATGCCAATATCAATGATATTTCACAAGagataaatgaaattcaaaaaaagaaaacaCAACtaagaaataaaatatttgaattaaagaaaagtCATACAGATATAGGCTCAGAGTTGAATAAAATGAGAGGcaattatcaaaatgaGAGgtcaaaattcaaaaattttaataagaTGACAAATAAATTACAATCTTTATCTAGCACGGTAGATGGATATAAAGCAGGCAATCGTAACTCCTCAGAAATACCCGAACAAAACAACAAGAGTACGGGAGAAGCGATTGACAAGGACATATTTACCTTAAGTAAAGTAATTAATCCTAACTCAGGCATGTTTAAAAAGTTGAtcttaattaataaaaagttAAGTAAAATAGAGAACGAGCTATCATAA
- a CDS encoding 40S ribosomal protein S12 (similar to p|P48589 uniprot|Q02545 Saccharomyces cerevisiae YOR369C RPS12 Protein component of the small (40S) ribosomal subunit) produces the protein MSDIEEQPVVEEVAVEQQESGSISIEDALKVVLRTSLVHDGLARGLREASKALSRGEAQLCVLCDSVTEESIIKLVEALCNEPEEKIPLIKVSDAKLLGEWAGLCQLDREGNARKVVGASCVVVKNWGNDSDERNILLEHFSQQ, from the coding sequence atgTCTGACATTGAAGAACAACCAGTTGTCGAAGAAGTTGCCGTTGAACAACAAGAATCCGGCTCTATTTCCATCGAAGATGCTTTAAAAGTTGTCTTAAGAACTTCTTTAGTTCACGATGGTTTAGCCAGAGGTTTAAGAGAAGCCTCTAAGGCTTTATCTAGAGGTGAAGCTCAATTATGTGTCTTATGTGACTCTGTTACTGAAGAATCTATTATTAAGTTAGTTGAAGCTTTATGTAACGaaccagaagaaaagatCCCATTGATCAAGGTCTCTGACGCCAAATTATTAGGTGAATGGGCTGGTTTATGTCAATTAGACAGAGAAGGTAACGCCAGAAAGGTCGTTGGTGCTTCTTGTGTTGTTGTCAAGAACTGGGGTAACGATTCCGATGAAAGAAACATTTTATTGGAACACTTCTCCcaacaataa
- a CDS encoding DEHA2F02684p (similar to uniprot|P32864 Saccharomyces cerevisiae YOR370C MRS6 Rab escort protein forms a complex with the Ras-like small GTPase Ypt1p that is required for the prenylation of Ypt1p by protein geranylgeranyltransferase type II (Bet2p-Bet4p) and highly similar to CA5922|CaMRS6 Candida albicans CaMRS6 geranylgeranyltransferase regulatory subunit) has protein sequence MSSFNRSERRKSVAERRPSVPYIAPVIPHLAGLEKPQEHSLKMDHCDVLIMGTGLVESILAAALSWQGVEILHIDNKQYYGDSTSTLTIDQLKKWCMEVNQGKVQHFHDAQFYMPGGKLKDQFHSKDYGIDLTPKIMFAQSDLLSLLIKSRVYKYLEFQSLSNFHVFENDNFNKKLSNTTKEDIFTDQSLSLVTKRYLMKFLKFVLQDNNDQNKKSMLQDNANVPIGEFLTKNFNLETPQINELVYSIGLCAKTTTKTPEALTRIKRFLVSFDVYGNFPVMVSKYGGPGEISQGFCRSAAVAGTTYKLNTTLVDYDPQSKIARFNDGSNIKINEKVVVSPTQMPKFLQQSYNEITEDLKPYNVTRLVTIVKNDCKEWMSEQETSAIVVFPPNSLPTSNQQSVQVIIQNGGSGVCPEGQAVWFSHSSEQDLNKAKQDLECAHEKMESAILRESSNNLDEVLDDKDFVLSAQGTPVLVNSIKLGESLQSFVPEEKLEIVCKLGYVQKTFVKPDLSNVIAPTPENNVSSATISDAEDIIFSNMPSSEISYDGIIGECKSIFSRITGSDEDFFDVDFEDEDDDYNNHQAPSTNSKTTSDSTTTNNIGSPILDSVLDDEGHHEPFGADEMEL, from the coding sequence ATGAGTTCGTTCAATAGATcggaaagaagaaaatctGTGGCGGAAAGAAGACCTAGCGTGCCATATATTGCACCGGTCATTCCACACTTGGCTGGTTTAGAGAAACCACAAGAGCATAGCTTGAAAATGGACCACTGTGACGTGTTGATTATGGGTACTGGATTGGTCGAGAGCATATTGGCGGCTGCGTTATCGTGGCAAGGCGTTGAAATATTGCATATCGATAATAAGCAGTACTATGGTGATCTGACTTCGACGTTGACGATAGaccaattgaaaaaatggTGTATGGAAGTCAATCAAGGCAAGGTACAACATTTCCATGATGCACAATTCTATATGCCTGGGGGAAAACTCAAAGATCAATTTCACAGCAAAGATTATGGTATTGACTTGACTCCTAAGATCATGTTTGCTCAATCAGACTTGTTGTCCCTTTTAATTAAGTCTCGTGTTTATAAGTACTTGGAATTCCAAAGTTTAAGCAACTTCCATGTTTTCGAAAACGATAACTTTAATAAGAAACTCTCAAACACTACGAAAGAGGATATCTTCACGGATCAATCGTTATCGTTGGTGACTAAGAGGTATCttatgaaatttttgaaatttgttttacaagataataatgatcaGAACAAGAAGAGTATGCTACAGGATAATGCTAACGTTCCAATCGGCGAGTTTTTAACTAAAAATTTTAACCTTGAAACGCCCCAAATTAACGAATTGGTTTATTCGATTGGTTTATGCGCTAAGACAACAACGAAAACACCAGAGGCGTTAACTAGAATAAAGAGATTTTTGGTCTCATTTGATGTTTATGGTAACTTTCCGGTGATGGTCCTGAAATATGGTGGTCCCGGTGAAATTTCACAAGGATTTTGTCGTAGCGCTGCAGTTGCCGGTACAACTTACAAGCTAAACACTACTTTAGTTGATTATGATCCACAACTGAAGATTGCAAGGTTCAATGACGGCAgtaatatcaaaatcaacgAAAAAGTTGTTGTATCACCTACTCAAATGCCAAAGTTTTTGCAGCAAAgttataatgaaataacGGAAGACTTAAAACCTTATAACGTGACTAGATTAGTGACAATTGTGAAAAACGATTGTAAAGAATGGATGTCAGAACAAGAAACATCTGCCATTGTGGTATTCCCACCAAACTCTTTACCAACTAGTAACCAGCAAAGTGTTCAAGttataatacaaaatgGGGGTTCTGGTGTATGTCCCGAGGGACAAGCAGTTTGGTTCTCACATAGTAGTGAGCAAGACTTGAATAAAGCAAAGCAAGACTTGGAATGTGCACATGAAAAGATGGAGTCAGCTATATTGCGTGAATCGTCCAATAATTTAGATGAAGTTTTAGATGATAAAGATTTTGTTTTGAGTGCCCAAGGTACCCCAGTGTTGGTTAACTCGATCAAATTAGGCGAATCGTTACAAAGCTTTGTTCCTGAAgagaaattagaaattgttTGCAAGCTCGGGTATGTTCAAAAGACTTTTGTAAAGCCTGACTTATCAAATGTTATAGCGCCAACACCAGAGAATAATGTATCTTCTGCTACCATTAGCGACGCCGAAGATATTATTTTCTCAAATATGCCATCGTCCGAAATTAGTTACGATGGTATAATTGGTGAATGCAAACTGATTTTCTCTAGAATTACAGGATCTGACGAGGATTTTTTCgatgttgattttgaagacgAGGACGATGATTACAACAACCACCAAGCACCTAGCACCAATTCCAAAACTACTTCAGATTCTACCACTACCAACAATATTGGCTCGCCTATATTGGACAGTGTGCTTGATGACGAAGGACATCATGAACCATTCGGTGCTGACGAAATGGAATTATAA
- a CDS encoding DEHA2F02706p (weakly similar to uniprot|P15807 Saccharomyces cerevisiae YBR213W MET8 Bifunctional dehydrogenase and ferrochelatase involved in the biosynthesis of siroheme), with translation MGPGIQTKPSGSLLLAWQVKDKHCLVIGGGDVALSRIHHLIRAQAKITVIGGTSEKGINAEILQLNKEGYIYKLVERDYESSDLTMYEKTKLDLGGEDCYVYDLISSDHYEEIDRQVKNEVFANVCCCIDDYKLSTKIYYQCKFLRLPVNIADKPPLCDFYFGSMFNQDNLQIMISTNGKSPRLSKLIKDNIAKQFEGIDLNKAVENLGLIRSRLRETIVLDDDLVSIDTRMAWIKKLTDFFTLKQWSNLDLISGDQDRFERVDRIIKYFPEYPPREFDNFKLAIYNQCLE, from the coding sequence ATGGGACCAGGTATACAAACGAAACCCAGTGGATCGTTACTCTTAGCATGGCAGGTTAAAGACAAGCATTGTTTAGTTATTGGGGGAGGAGATGTTGCATTAAGCAGAATACATCATTTGATTCGAGCACAGGCAAAGATTACAGTAATTGGAGGTACTAGCGAGAAAGGCATAAATGCagaaattttgcaattaaatAAGGAaggatatatatataagttGGTGGAGAGGGATTATGAGTCGTCAGATTTGACTATGTACGAAAAAACTAAGCTTGATCTTGGGGGAGAAGATTGTTATGTTTATGATTTGATCAGTAGTGACCattatgaagaaatagacCGCCAGGTGAAGAACGAGGTATTTGCAAATGTATGCTGTTGTATAGATGATTACAAGTTGTCTACTAAGATATACTATCAGTGTAAGTTTTTGAGATTGCCTGTTAACATAGCTGATAAACCTCCGTTGTGCGATTTTTATTTTGGAAGCATGTTCAACCAGGATAATTTGCAGATAATGATATCGACTAACGGCAAGTCGCCAAGGCTCCTGAAACTCATTAAGGATAATATTGCAAAGCAATTTGAAGGCATTGACTTGAACAAAGCGGTTGAGAACTTGGGTCTTATAAGATCAAGGTTAAGAGAGACTATTGTTTTAGACGACGATTTGGTAAGTATTGATACCAGAATGGCGTGgatcaagaaattgaccGATTTTTTCACCCTCAAACAATGGAGtaatttggatttgataTCTGGTGACCAGGATAGATTTGAAAGGGTTGATAGgattataaaatatttccCAGAGTATCCTCCTCGAGAATTTGACAATTTTAAGCTAGCTATATATAACCAGTGTCTcgaataa
- a CDS encoding DEHA2F02728p (similar to uniprot|P54885 Saccharomyces cerevisiae YOR323C PRO2 Gamma-glutamyl phosphate reductase catalyzes the second step in proline biosynthesis and highly similar to CA5926|CaPRO2 Candida albicans CaPRO2) — protein sequence MAESIAKDANNAFSLLKTLSNDQRSSALQKIHDALQKNKGQIIEANKIDMDNAVKGNLSSSLVKRLDLSNSGKFDTMLQGILDVANLPDPVGKCTLAKKIDEGLNLYRVSAPIGVLLIIFESRPEVIANITALAVKSGNAAILKGGKESYQTFKIMSDIVNTTLDKETDVPGPAVQLIQSREEVGDLLSQDKYIDLVIPRGSNELVRNIKSNTKIPVLGHADGICSIYIDKEADLDKATRVLVDSKTNYPAGCNAVEQLLIHQDIANDDEKLSKIINSLINAKVTSHVVPEIKSKLTNFNQEFIKDAADDAFDKEYLSFDISVKPVASAADAISHINTHSSKHTESIITENKATAETFMKAIDSAGVYWNCSTRFADGFRYGFGTEVGISTNKIHARGPVGLEGLMSYQYQLRGDGHIVADYVGGGGKKVFVHEDLDTNVNV from the coding sequence ATGGCTGAATCTATTGCAAAGGATGCTAACAATGCATTCTCTCTTTTAAAGACATTGTCTAATGACCAAAGGTCATCTGCGTTACAGAAAATTCATGATGCATTACAGAAAAACAAGggtcaaattattgaagccAATAAGATTGATATGGATAATGCTGTTAAGGGCAACTTGTCTTCATCTTTAGTTAAAAGGTTGGACTTATCAAACAGCGGAAAATTTGATACTATGTTGCAAGGAATTTTGGATGTTGCTAACTTGCCAGATCCAGTTGGAAAATGTACCTTAGCTAAGAAGATTGATGAAGGATTGAACTTATATCGTGTTTCAGCACCTATAGGGGTTTTGttgattatttttgaatcaagACCCGAAGTTATTGCGAATATTACTGCATTGGCAGTTAAATCTGGGAATGCAGCTATATTAAAAGGGGGGAAGGAATCGTACCAAACCTTCAAGATTATGAGTGATATTGTGAACACGACCTTAGACAAGGAAACAGACGTTCCAGGTCCGGCGgttcaattgattcaatcTAGAGAGGAAGTTGGTGACTTGTTACTGcaagataaatatattgatttggTTATTCCTAGAGGGTCTAACGAGTTAGTTCgtaatattaaatcaaaCACGAAAATTCCAGTTTTAGGTCATGCCGACGGTATTTGTTCTATCTATATTGATAAGGAGGCTGACCTAGATAAGGCTACAAGAGTATTAGTCGATTCTAAGACCAATTATCCAGCCGGCTGTAATGCAGTTGAACAActtttgattcatcaaGATATCGCAAATGACGACGAGAAATTGAGTAAAATCATAAATTCGTTGATTAATGCCAAAGTAACTTCTCACGTTGTTCCAGAGATCAAATCAAAGCTTACAAACTTCAACCAAGAGTTCATTAAGGATGCAGCAGATGATGCATTTGACAAGGAATATTTATCGTTCGATATTTCGGTAAAACCCGTTGCTTCTGCAGCGGATGCCATCAGTCATATCAATACCCACTCATCAAAGCACACAGAAAGTATTATTACTGAAAATAAGGCTACTGCTGAGACATTTATGAAAGCCATTGATTCTGCTGGTGTTTACTGGAATTGTTCTACCCGTTTCGCCGATGGATTCAGATATGGATTTGGAACTGAAGTCGGCATTAGCACAAACAAGATCCATGCCAGGGGACCAGTTGGATTGGAAGGTTTGATGAGTTATCAATACCAATTGAGGGGTGATGGCCACATTGTCGCAGATTATGTAGGCGGTGGGGGTAAAAAGGTATTTGTCCACGAAGATTTAGATACTAACGTTAATGTGTAA
- a CDS encoding DEHA2F02750p (similar to uniprot|P39524 Saccharomyces cerevisiae YAL026C DRS2 Integral membrane Ca(2+)-ATPase potential aminophospholipid translocase required to form a specific class of secretory vesicles that accumulate upon actin cytoskeleton disruption) has product MSYSNHRNKDENGMNNLNNHTNPFSEPENLIDLDLDTRNSFNANVENSPYSHVTSQNQHAQPANPFEDNFIISDDEIERDDTIESLGHGSSSQRKVPLLSTANDKSQQRSGLFGGLLANRNDEYIGMENGPEERQFKDNNLNDGSSDFDIRKIYRKTKAKFSRSNAEAEDAAAVNKGPRQIYIMNQMLNSSFKYYGNHISTTKYNFATFIPKFLFEQFSKYANLFFLFTSIIQQVPNVSPTNRYTTIGTLTIVLLVSAIKEIMEDLKRAGADKELNNTKVLVLDASSGVFHSKKWIQVKVGDVVKINNEEPFPADLLLVSSSEPEGLCYIETANLDGETNLKIKQAKSETSYLVNPRDLLSDLSRSEILSEQPNSSLYTYEGNLKNFGSVGDIPLSPDQLLLRGATLRNTQWIHGVVVFTGHETKLMRNATAAPIKSTDVERIINLQIIALFSILIFLSFVSSIGNVIKISVDSNELGYLMLGGTNKASLFFRNLLTYCILFSNLVPISMFVTVEIIKFYQAYMIGSDLDMYYAETDTPTGVRTSSLVEELGQIDYIFSDKTGTLTRNIMEFKCCSIGGKCYTEEITEDNQVQSHDGIEVGFYSFDNLHEHLKDTSSQQSAIINEFFTLLSACHTVIPETNDVDDTIKYQAASPDEGALVQGAADLGYKFRVRKPKGISIRNTLTGVDSEYELLNICEFNSTRKRMSAIFRCPDGVIRLFCKGADTVILERLSDDGRPFVDATLSHLESFAAEGLRTLCIASKIISEEQYESWSTKYYEASTSLENRSEKLDEIAEVIENDLFLLGATAIEDKLQDGVPETIHTLQSAGIKIWVLTGDRQETAINIGMSCKLLSEDMNLLIINEETKNDTRLNLQEKISAIQEHQYDIEDDTLESSLALVIDGHSLTFALEPDLEDMFIQLGSLCKAVICCRVSPLQKALVVKMVKRKKKDSLLLAIGDGANDVSMIQAAHVGVGISGQEGMQAARSADVSIGQFKYLKKLLLVHGAWSYQRISNAILYSFYKNVTLYMTQFWFVFANCFSGQSIIESWTLTFYNVFFTVFPPFVMGVFDQFVNARLLDRYPQLYQLGQKKKFFNVPIFWGWIANGFYHSAIIFLCSIFIYQHGDQLSNGLVANNWTWGTAVFTTCTLTALGKAALVVTMWTKYTLLAIPGSFLLWIGIFPAYATVAPMINVSQEYRGVLKATYPSLTFWSMIFGVSVLCLLRDFAWKFFKRSYSPESYHYVQEIQKYNIQDYRPRMEQFQKAIRKVRQVQRIKKQRGFAFSQVDNQDQEKIVRLYDTTKKRGVFGELSEGN; this is encoded by the coding sequence ATGTCGTATTCCAATCATAGGAATAAAGATGAGAATGGTATgaacaatttgaataatcatACGAATCCATTTTCAGAGCCAGAGAACCTTAtagatttggatttggatACTAGGAACAGTTTTAATGCAAATGTGGAGAATAGTCCTTATAGTCATGTAACATCTCAAAATCAACATGCTCAGCCTGCTAATCCATTCGAAGACAACTTCATCATATCAGACGACGAAATAGAACGAGATGATACTATCGAATCGTTAGGACACGGTTCGAGTAGTCAGCGTAAAGTTCCATTATTGAGTACGGCCAACGATAAATCCCAGCAAAGATCGGGACTATTTGGTGGATTACTTGCAAATAGGAATGACGAATATATTGGAATGGAAAATGGGCCAGAAGAAAGACAATTTAAAGATAACAACTTAAATGATGGGCTGTCAGATTTTGATATCCGTAAGATTTATCGTAAAACAAAGGCCAAATTTTCTCGATCTAATGCTGAAGCTGAAGATGCAGCTGCGGTTAACAAGGGACCAAGACAAATATACATCATGAACCAAAtgttaaattcttcttttaaaTACTATGGTAACCATATTTCTACTACCAAGTATAATTTTGCTACATTTATACCAAAATTCttatttgaacaatttaGCAAGTACgctaatttatttttccttttcacATCCATTATTCAACAAGTTCCAAATGTGTCACCGACAAATAGATACACCACCATTGGTACATTGACTATTGTGTTATTGGTCTCCGCTATCAAGGAAATAATGgaagatttgaaaagaGCCGGTGCGGATAaggaattaaataatacCAAAGTTTTAGTGTTAGACGCAAGCTCCGGTGTCTTTCATTCAAAGAAATGGATCCAAGTTAAAGTAGGTGATGTTGTTAagattaataatgaagaaccATTCCCAGCggatttattattagttaGTTCTTCCGAACCGGAAGGCTTATGTTATATTGAGACTGCAAATCTTGATGGTGaaacaaatttgaaaattaaacAAGCTAAGTCTGAGACATCGTACTTAGTTAATCCTAGAGATTTATTGAGTGATTTATCAAGATCTGAAATTTTGTCTGAACAACCGAACTCTTCTTTGTATACCTACGAAggaaatttaaagaattttggGTCAGTAGGTGACATTCCTTTAAGTCCAgatcaattattattaagagGTGCTACATTAAGAAATACTCAGTGGATTCACGGTGTTGTGGTTTTTACTGGTCATGAGACTAAGCTAATGCGTAATGCTACAGCAGCCCCAATCAAGAGCACAGACGTTGAAAGAATCATCAATTTACAAATTATTGCCttattttccattttgatttttttgtCGTTTGTATCATCCATCGGTAATGTTATAAAAATTAGTGTCGATAGTAATGAGTTGGGGTATTTAATGTTAGGAGGCACTAATAAGGCATCGTTATTTTTCAGAAATCTCTTGACTTACTGCATTTTGTTTTCTAACTTGGTTCCAATATCAATGTTTGTTACAGTGGAAATTATTAAGTTCTACCAAGCATATATGATAGGTAGTGATCTCGATATGTATTATGCTGAGACGGATACCCCTACCGGTGTCAGAACATCATCATTGGTAGAAGAATTAGgtcaaattgattatatatttagTGATAAAACAGGAACGTTGACTAGAAATATCATGGAATTCAAATGTTGTTCAATAGGTGGTAAATGTTATACTGAAGAAATCACAGAAGATAATCAAGTACAATCACACGATGGTATTGAAGTTGGTTTTTACAGTTTCGATAATTTACACGAGCATTTGAAAGATACATCACTGCAACAATCAGCTATAATCAATGAGTTTTTTACTCTATTAAGTGCCTGTCATACGGTTATTCCAGAAACAAATGACGTGGATGATACTATTAAATACCAAGCTGCATCGCCCGATGAAGGCGCATTAGTGCAAGGTGCAGCAGACTTGGGTTATAAATTCAGGGTTCGTAAACCGAAAGGTATCTCAATTAGAAATACGCTAACGGGAGTTGACTCTGAgtatgaattattaaatatttgcGAATTTAACTCAACAAGAAAGAGGATGTCTGCAATTTTTAGGTGCCCAGATGGTGTCATCCGGTTATTCTGCAAAGGGGCCGATACTGTTATATTAGAAAGACTATCAGATGATGGTCGTCCATTTGTCGATGCTACCTTGTCGCATTTAGAAAGTTTTGCTGCCGAAGGCTTAAGAACGTTATGCATTGcttcaaaaattatatcaGAAGAACAATATGAATCCTGGTCCACAAAATATTACGAGGCTTCGACCTCTTTGGAGAATAGATCTGAGAAATTGGATGAAATTGCAGAGGTGATTGAAAATGACTTGTTTTTGTTGGGTGCAACAGCTATTGAGGATAAGCTACAAGATGGAGTTCCTGAAACAATTCACACTTTACAGAGTGCAGGGATTAAGATATGGGTTCTTACTGGTGACAGACAAGAAACTGCCATTAACATTGGTATGTCGTGCAAATTATTAAGCGAAGATATGaatcttttaataataaatgaagaaactaAAAATGATACAAGACTAAATCTACAGGAAAAAATATCAGCTATTCAGGAACATCaatatgatattgaagatgatacTTTAGAATCCTCATTAGCTTTAGTTATTGATGGGCATTCGTTGACATTCGCTTTGGAGCCTGACTTAGAAGATAtgtttattcaattggGTTCTCTCTGTAAGGCTGTTATCTGTTGCCGTGTTTCACCGTTACAAAAAGCATTAGTTGTAAAAATGGttaaaagaaagaagaaagattcTTTGCTCTTGGCAATTGGTGATGGTGCCAATGACGTGTCAATGATCCAAGCTGCGCATGTCGGTGTGGGTATTAGTGGTCAAGAAGGGATGCAAGCAGCTAGAAGTGCTGATGTTTCTATCGGGCAGTTCAAatacttgaagaaattattattagttcACGGTGCTTGGTCTTATCAACGTATTTCAAATGCAATTCTCTATTCTTTCTACAAAAATGTCACTTTATATATGACTCAATTTTGGTTCGTTTTTGCTAATTGCTTTTCGGGTCAGTCGATCATTGAATCATGGACATTAACTTTCTATAATGTCTTTTTCACGGTATTTCCCCCATTTGTTATGGGTGTTTTCGATCAGTTTGTTAATGCAAGATTATTGGATCGTTATCCtcaattatatcaattaggacagaagaaaaaattcttcaacgtACCGATTTTTTGGGGTTGGATTGCTAACGGGTTCTATCATTCAgctattatttttttgtgctcaatttttatttatcaaCATGGTGATCAATTGAGTAATGGATTGGTTGCCAATAATTGGACCTGGGGTACCGCTGTTTTTACGACGTGTACTTTGACTGCGTTAGGAAAGGCTGCATTGGTTGTTACAATGTGGACCAAATATACTTTACTTGCTATCCCTGGCTCTTTCCTTTTGTGGATAGGTATATTCCCAGCTTACGCTACTGTGGCTCCTATGATTAATGTTTCCCAGGAATACCGTGGAGTGTTGAAGGCAACATATCCTTCTCTTACATTTTGGAGTATGATCTTTGGAGTTTCTGTCTTGTGTCTTCTTAGAGATTTTGCATGGAAATTTTTTAAGAGAAGCTATAGTCCGGAAAGCTACCACTATGTTCAAGAAATACAGAAATACAATATTCAAGACTATAGGCCAAGGATGGAACAATTCCAAAAGGCCATTAGAAAGGTGAGACAAGTCCAGagaataaagaaacaaagagGTTTTGCATTTTCTCAAGTTGATAACCAGgatcaagaaaaaattgttaGACTATATGATACAACTAAAAAGAGAGGGGTTTTTGGCGAATTATCAGAGGGTAACTAA